One SAR324 cluster bacterium genomic region harbors:
- a CDS encoding response regulator: MPPKTTVTKDLTESMDSSQQQNIETSEFEREEQVVVGIGASAGGLEALQRLLATLPDQLNLAIIIAHHLDPHHQTILGSLLARCTEIPIVDAEHNAPIEMNHIYVTPPNKDIIIANNTIQLLEPVTTTGSKPSIDIFFTSLSREKGKYSVGIILSGAGSDGAFGVRAIKAAEGVVIVQDELSAKHDGMPRSAIQTGCADLVLEPDQIWSELLRLLHARESARTHQDNIDNLNQLLHKIFLLILEHTGHDFSGYRESTIFRRIDRRMLATKSASLEKYIEYLEQHPAEIRMLFNEFLIHVTSFFRDPEVFEELEIAIRKIIAAKTGNEPIRVWVPGCSTGEEPYTIALLFAKHLQHRIYDMDIKIFATDLNESAIAVARKGLYSVSSIENVPASLRERFFSEGANTYQILKQIRNIVVCSLHNILKDPPYLKLDLISCRNMLIYIKPEKQNEIFSLFHYALNPDGYLLLGKSESATQSAELFTIIDSKKKLYQRNLAFSSEALFSRANSQNLRIASRKKPESTGTLSPVTLVQKYLLEHYVPCSVLINQTGDILFIQGNIVPWFGTVSGKLETNLFKLLQPELRVELRILLKKAMEQHVPLKSHKIPLGSPPTNRAMTLTILPVLEQAQYKDCYIVCLQELAIAPQQSDDAPPDREIQNRVTELEQDLATTREHLQSMMEELESYNEELQSANEELQSTNEELQSTNEELEVSGEELQSTNEELLTVNDELNDRTMELNHSNADLLNILNNSAPLMVLDSHLKITRMTQSMSTVPGMDPDHIGMTVTSLLFPTELRPLHAWCQEVLESNVSLSRDVQVNDNFFQIRILPYCDENEVTTGVILVFIDLTDYKNMEVALREAKEKAESANNAKNNFIASINHEVRVPLNTIIGMSELLQTTELSDTQRSHVEIINSASSTLIEMIWDILALADADKEKIALEQVDFNLKDLLERNMKILALRAQQAGLSFDYSIAPDVPVNLLGDPFNLRRILYKLIGNAIQFTPSGRITLRVQNESKPGDHQCHLRFSIQDTGIGIDREQLETIFDRVTREDRSMTGDFGGTGTGLALCKSLAELAKGSIAVQSEVGKGSVFHLMMPFALSELNAMTVLTEDSDFSEERIHTENDADENLNITQKLPPLRILLVEDIKDNQTIFTHHLIQWGATVDVACNGLEGIALFQKNEYDLVLMDIRMPVMNGYDATRMIREIQQKKRSTPTPILALTVNSVQEELQLAIDAGCDGVITKPLKKDTLFRKVLEVIHNTSDPSHTEANESLVASTRPPRLRITLGSDFREVMPQVRDFQRKQIQLAVTALEQQDFEQLRMIAHKIKGMMTHPRINELGAHLEQIAKNQESRDCRKILGEIKKLHDLLEIDYEQP; the protein is encoded by the coding sequence ATGCCCCCGAAAACAACAGTCACCAAGGATCTGACTGAATCCATGGATTCCAGTCAACAGCAGAATATTGAGACTTCAGAGTTTGAGAGAGAGGAACAGGTTGTTGTTGGCATCGGCGCCTCAGCAGGAGGTCTGGAAGCCTTGCAGCGTTTGCTGGCAACACTGCCGGATCAACTCAATCTTGCCATTATCATCGCTCATCATCTGGATCCTCATCATCAAACAATTCTAGGGAGCCTGCTGGCACGTTGCACAGAAATTCCGATTGTGGACGCTGAACACAATGCGCCCATTGAAATGAATCATATTTATGTGACGCCACCCAACAAAGACATCATCATTGCCAACAATACCATCCAGTTATTGGAACCAGTCACGACCACAGGCTCCAAGCCCTCCATTGATATTTTTTTCACTTCGCTCTCACGTGAAAAAGGCAAATATTCCGTGGGTATTATTTTGTCCGGAGCAGGCTCTGACGGTGCGTTTGGTGTTAGAGCCATCAAAGCCGCGGAAGGCGTGGTGATTGTACAGGATGAACTCTCCGCAAAACACGATGGTATGCCACGTTCCGCAATTCAAACCGGCTGTGCAGATCTGGTGCTGGAGCCTGACCAGATTTGGTCTGAACTGTTGAGACTGCTCCATGCCAGAGAATCAGCCCGGACGCATCAGGACAATATCGACAACCTGAACCAACTGCTTCACAAAATATTTCTACTGATCCTGGAACACACCGGGCATGATTTTTCAGGATATCGTGAAAGCACCATATTCCGCCGGATTGACAGAAGAATGCTGGCCACTAAAAGCGCCAGTCTGGAGAAATATATTGAATATCTGGAACAGCATCCCGCTGAAATCCGAATGTTGTTCAATGAGTTTCTCATCCATGTGACATCCTTCTTCAGAGATCCTGAAGTGTTTGAGGAACTGGAAATTGCCATCCGTAAGATCATTGCCGCCAAAACCGGCAACGAGCCCATTCGTGTATGGGTTCCGGGATGTTCCACAGGCGAAGAGCCCTACACCATTGCCTTGCTGTTTGCCAAACATCTGCAACACAGGATCTATGATATGGATATCAAAATTTTTGCCACTGATCTCAACGAAAGCGCGATCGCTGTTGCCAGAAAAGGTTTGTATTCAGTGAGTTCCATTGAAAATGTCCCGGCGTCGTTGCGCGAACGTTTTTTTTCTGAAGGCGCCAATACCTATCAGATCCTGAAACAAATCCGGAACATTGTTGTGTGTTCCCTGCACAATATTCTCAAAGACCCCCCTTATCTCAAACTGGATCTGATCAGTTGCCGCAACATGCTGATTTACATCAAACCTGAAAAACAGAATGAAATTTTCTCACTGTTTCATTATGCCCTCAATCCTGACGGCTATTTATTGTTGGGAAAATCTGAATCAGCCACACAATCCGCGGAGTTGTTCACGATCATTGACAGTAAAAAGAAGCTGTATCAACGCAATCTCGCCTTCAGTTCAGAAGCTCTTTTTTCCAGAGCCAACAGTCAAAACCTGCGCATCGCATCCCGGAAAAAGCCGGAATCCACAGGCACTCTGTCACCTGTGACGCTGGTGCAAAAATACCTTCTGGAACATTATGTGCCCTGTTCTGTGCTCATCAATCAAACCGGTGATATTCTATTCATACAGGGGAATATTGTTCCCTGGTTTGGAACAGTTTCCGGAAAGCTGGAAACTAATCTGTTCAAGCTGTTGCAACCGGAATTGAGAGTTGAACTCCGGATTCTGTTGAAAAAAGCCATGGAACAGCACGTACCACTAAAAAGCCATAAAATCCCGTTGGGTTCGCCGCCGACAAACCGTGCGATGACGCTCACCATCCTTCCTGTCCTGGAACAAGCGCAATACAAGGACTGTTACATTGTCTGTCTGCAAGAGCTGGCTATTGCCCCGCAACAGTCCGATGACGCGCCTCCCGATAGGGAAATCCAGAATCGTGTGACCGAGCTTGAACAAGATCTCGCGACCACACGGGAACACCTGCAATCCATGATGGAAGAACTGGAATCTTATAATGAGGAACTTCAGTCGGCCAACGAAGAACTGCAATCCACCAATGAAGAACTGCAATCGACAAATGAAGAACTGGAAGTCTCCGGTGAGGAACTGCAATCGACGAATGAAGAACTGCTGACAGTCAACGACGAATTGAATGACCGGACCATGGAACTGAATCATTCCAATGCGGATCTGCTCAACATTTTGAACAACAGCGCGCCCTTGATGGTCCTGGATAGCCACCTGAAAATCACACGGATGACACAGTCCATGAGCACGGTTCCCGGAATGGACCCGGATCATATCGGCATGACAGTGACCTCTCTTTTGTTTCCCACCGAACTGAGGCCTCTACACGCCTGGTGTCAGGAGGTCCTTGAGAGCAATGTCAGCTTATCCCGGGATGTTCAGGTGAATGATAATTTTTTTCAAATCCGGATTTTGCCTTATTGTGATGAAAATGAGGTCACTACCGGAGTGATTCTGGTGTTCATTGATCTCACTGATTATAAAAACATGGAAGTGGCGTTGAGAGAGGCCAAAGAAAAAGCGGAATCTGCCAATAACGCAAAAAATAATTTTATTGCGAGCATCAACCATGAAGTACGGGTTCCGCTCAATACCATCATTGGTATGTCTGAACTGCTGCAAACAACCGAACTGAGCGATACCCAGCGAAGCCATGTGGAAATCATCAACAGTGCCAGCAGTACTCTGATTGAAATGATTTGGGATATTCTTGCTCTGGCTGATGCGGACAAAGAAAAAATAGCGCTGGAACAGGTTGATTTCAATCTGAAAGATCTCCTGGAACGCAACATGAAAATTCTGGCGTTGCGCGCTCAACAGGCCGGGTTGTCTTTTGATTATTCCATAGCGCCGGATGTACCGGTCAATCTCCTCGGCGACCCCTTCAATTTAAGACGCATTCTCTACAAACTCATTGGCAACGCCATTCAGTTCACCCCGTCAGGACGCATTACCCTTCGAGTTCAAAATGAATCTAAACCCGGAGATCATCAATGTCATTTGCGTTTTTCCATTCAGGATACAGGAATTGGAATTGACCGGGAGCAGCTTGAAACAATTTTCGATAGAGTCACCCGGGAGGATCGTTCCATGACCGGGGACTTTGGCGGAACCGGGACAGGATTGGCCCTTTGTAAAAGTCTGGCAGAACTGGCAAAGGGCAGCATTGCTGTCCAAAGCGAAGTTGGCAAAGGCAGTGTCTTTCATTTGATGATGCCCTTTGCTCTGAGTGAGTTAAATGCTATGACGGTTCTCACGGAGGATTCTGACTTTTCAGAAGAACGGATACATACAGAAAATGATGCGGATGAAAATCTGAACATAACTCAGAAACTTCCACCTTTACGGATTTTACTTGTGGAAGATATAAAAGACAATCAGACCATATTCACACACCATCTCATCCAATGGGGGGCAACGGTGGATGTGGCATGCAACGGACTGGAGGGAATCGCGCTGTTTCAGAAAAATGAGTATGACCTGGTTCTGATGGACATTCGCATGCCTGTTATGAATGGCTATGATGCCACCAGAATGATTCGTGAAATTCAACAGAAAAAACGCTCAACACCAACACCGATCCTGGCACTCACGGTAAATTCCGTTCAGGAAGAGTTACAACTTGCCATTGATGCGGGATGCGACGGAGTCATCACCAAACCACTCAAAAAGGACACCTTGTTCCGTAAAGTTCTTGAAGTAATCCATAACACCTCTGACCCGTCTCACACTGAGGCCAATGAATCCCTGGTGGCCTCAACGCGCCCCCCCCGACTTCGGATCACCCTGGGATCCGATTTCCGGGAGGTGATGCCTCAGGTCAGGGATTTTCAGCGCAAGCAAATCCAGTTGGCCGTCACAGCCCTTGAGCAACAGGATTTTGAGCAACTGCGAATGATCGCGCATAAAATCAAAGGTATGATGACACATCCCCGAATCAATGAACTGGGAGCACATCTGGAACAGATCGCTAAAAATCAGGAGTCCCGGGATTGTAGAAAAATCCTCGGAGAGATTAAAAAACTCCATGACCTGCTTGAAATTGATTATGAACAACCCTAA
- a CDS encoding response regulator produces the protein MKIMIVDDSLVARESLRALLGPYGTCDVFSDALEAIQGFHLAHAKGQPYQLMTLDIDMPGMNGKQLMSYIREWENYSNLTAQKIRIIMITMITNYHKKGADSSKHGCEDCIVKPATREKIAAILGHTAEYYKNHPQGHHES, from the coding sequence ATGAAAATAATGATCGTTGATGACAGTCTGGTGGCTCGTGAATCTTTGAGGGCTCTGCTTGGTCCTTATGGAACCTGTGATGTGTTTTCCGATGCCCTGGAAGCCATCCAGGGGTTTCATCTGGCACATGCCAAAGGACAACCCTACCAACTGATGACACTGGACATTGATATGCCCGGCATGAATGGCAAACAGTTGATGAGTTACATTCGGGAATGGGAAAACTATTCAAACTTAACGGCTCAGAAAATCAGAATCATCATGATTACGATGATCACAAACTACCATAAAAAGGGGGCCGATTCTTCCAAACATGGCTGTGAGGACTGCATTGTCAAACCTGCTACCCGGGAAAAAATCGCGGCGATTCTTGGTCATACCGCTGAGTATTATAAAAATCACCCTCAGGGACACCATGAATCCTGA
- a CDS encoding response regulator yields MTPDTTANQKILIVDDDPYIRKLLLEILKQTPHDVDSAIDGVDGLEKFLKTPFDLIIVDLRMPRMTGSALIDNIRQINPDTAFIVLTGHGDFKEANRLLLEAHISDFLLKPLDHPSQLLFSIANALEKRRLTLQMKAMYLELKQLTDEREKLIQRLEHRVERDEIELVQERRSRLKIAEELEHHRQVLKQWNAIPPDIQNAMETVLNRFASEVNFLDQELMDTLIRMTSRYGENLSNFIKISKERDLQSIHKRQGRIALLKKLPLFSELSSFDLITLTESMTEMAVPPHTILLRQDQPADNVYFIESGELEILVNDELVAHRTAGGSVGEMSCLREEIYASATVRTLTPCHVLQVDRGVFMAIVNRLPELWQRVFKDSSSRLLETDRRFSEILKHTHQGLVKVDSTGRITHDYSTQCVRYLGRNDLEGKPVEEILFSSPDQQQQWQQCFHILFEQAALFEQNIQQLPREVQFQHPTLGERQYQLFYYSCLDQNGKVLAVDIGLEDITLHKVIEITLQNAKNLAEQANQAKSDFIAKMSHEMRTPLTGIIGFSDLVLTADTTADCHAYTRYIQKESVILLELINSLLDHAKIAAGKFELALNPFPLQPFIQELTELLMPRIEEKKLRFHRDIAPDLPETLVGDASRLRQILTNLLGNAVKFTASGSISLTLRKQEQKGDQVQLYFAIQDTGIGIAEEHLQTIFDSFSQADSSISRKFGGTGLGTTISRELVTLMQGEIGVQSQPGRGSTFWFTVWLTLAKETRKTASDKGSITGSAASQFQGKILLAEDYPTNQEVIMASLKRLGCEVTLAENGEQVLTLLRQDLFDLILMDVNMPVMDGLTATRKIREMEELSGLRIPIVALSASSAKSDRDACLDAGMDDFLEKPFSRQRILEVFSKWLPSAPERPKDHGLQATSGTTENETVAPATSPVSKAPPMIYEEALERFDGDVKLWKNIMSKFLVLTEQQFERMKNAVLQKNSELLGREAHSLKGSASILAAHAMTETAYELEKLGNSGKFDGADVLISRLISQKQELETYFNQEEYHENNDR; encoded by the coding sequence ATGACTCCTGACACAACCGCAAATCAAAAAATTCTCATCGTGGATGATGACCCGTATATTCGCAAACTGTTGCTGGAGATTCTGAAACAGACGCCGCATGACGTGGATTCGGCCATCGATGGGGTGGATGGTTTGGAAAAATTTTTAAAAACACCCTTTGATTTGATCATTGTGGATTTGAGGATGCCTCGTATGACAGGCAGTGCCTTGATTGACAATATTCGCCAGATCAATCCAGACACAGCCTTCATCGTGTTGACCGGTCATGGTGATTTTAAAGAAGCAAATCGATTGCTGCTCGAAGCTCACATCTCTGATTTTCTGCTCAAACCGCTGGATCATCCCAGTCAACTGTTGTTTTCCATTGCGAACGCCCTGGAAAAAAGGCGGTTGACGCTCCAGATGAAAGCCATGTATCTCGAACTCAAACAACTCACGGACGAACGTGAAAAGCTGATTCAGCGTCTGGAACATCGTGTGGAACGGGATGAGATCGAGTTGGTTCAGGAGCGTCGAAGTCGCCTGAAAATCGCTGAGGAACTGGAACACCATCGGCAGGTGCTCAAACAATGGAATGCCATCCCCCCGGACATTCAGAACGCTATGGAAACAGTGTTGAATCGTTTTGCGTCTGAAGTGAATTTTCTGGATCAGGAACTGATGGACACCTTGATACGTATGACCAGTCGTTATGGTGAAAATCTGTCAAATTTTATCAAAATCAGCAAGGAGCGAGACCTTCAATCCATCCATAAAAGACAGGGCCGGATTGCACTGCTTAAAAAACTGCCGCTGTTCAGTGAACTCAGTTCGTTTGATCTCATCACTCTCACCGAGAGCATGACTGAAATGGCGGTGCCGCCTCACACCATCCTGCTCAGGCAGGACCAACCTGCGGATAACGTTTATTTCATTGAATCCGGTGAGTTGGAAATTCTGGTCAACGACGAACTGGTCGCGCATCGGACCGCAGGCGGTTCTGTGGGCGAAATGTCCTGCTTGAGAGAAGAAATATACGCTTCAGCTACGGTGCGAACCCTGACTCCCTGCCATGTTTTGCAAGTTGACCGGGGCGTATTCATGGCAATTGTCAACCGGTTGCCTGAGTTATGGCAACGAGTGTTCAAAGATTCTTCATCCCGGTTATTGGAAACTGACCGGAGATTCAGTGAAATTCTCAAACATACCCACCAGGGGCTGGTGAAAGTGGATTCTACTGGAAGGATCACCCATGATTATTCAACGCAGTGTGTGCGGTATCTCGGCCGGAATGATCTGGAGGGAAAACCGGTTGAGGAAATCCTGTTTTCTTCCCCGGACCAGCAACAACAATGGCAACAATGTTTTCACATCCTGTTTGAACAAGCCGCCCTGTTTGAACAGAATATCCAGCAGTTGCCCCGCGAAGTTCAGTTTCAACATCCAACGTTGGGAGAACGCCAGTATCAGTTGTTTTATTATTCCTGTCTGGATCAGAATGGGAAGGTCCTTGCGGTGGATATTGGCCTGGAAGACATCACTCTGCATAAAGTGATCGAGATCACCCTGCAAAATGCCAAAAATCTGGCAGAGCAGGCCAATCAGGCCAAGTCCGATTTTATTGCCAAAATGTCGCATGAAATGAGAACCCCCCTGACAGGGATCATCGGCTTCTCGGACCTTGTGCTGACCGCGGACACCACCGCGGACTGTCATGCCTACACCCGCTATATTCAGAAAGAATCCGTCATTCTCCTGGAACTCATCAACAGCCTGCTGGATCACGCGAAAATTGCCGCCGGCAAGTTTGAACTGGCACTCAATCCCTTCCCTCTGCAACCCTTTATTCAGGAACTCACGGAACTCCTGATGCCCCGGATAGAAGAAAAAAAACTGCGGTTTCACCGTGACATTGCTCCGGATTTGCCGGAAACGCTGGTGGGTGATGCCTCACGCTTGCGCCAGATCCTGACAAATCTGCTCGGCAATGCCGTCAAATTTACCGCCTCCGGAAGCATCTCCCTCACTCTGCGGAAACAGGAACAGAAAGGGGATCAGGTCCAACTGTATTTTGCCATTCAGGATACAGGAATTGGTATTGCGGAAGAACATTTACAGACAATTTTTGATAGTTTTTCTCAGGCAGACAGCAGTATCAGCCGAAAATTTGGCGGAACCGGACTGGGGACAACCATTTCCAGAGAACTGGTGACGCTGATGCAGGGAGAGATTGGTGTGCAAAGTCAACCGGGTCGGGGAAGCACCTTCTGGTTCACCGTCTGGCTGACCCTTGCGAAAGAAACGCGAAAAACAGCTTCAGACAAAGGATCCATAACCGGGAGCGCTGCTTCACAATTTCAGGGAAAAATTCTGCTGGCCGAAGATTACCCCACCAATCAGGAAGTGATCATGGCGAGTCTGAAGCGTCTCGGCTGTGAGGTCACGCTGGCGGAAAATGGTGAACAGGTGTTGACTCTGTTGCGGCAAGACCTGTTTGATCTGATTCTGATGGATGTGAACATGCCTGTGATGGATGGCTTGACCGCAACCCGGAAAATCCGGGAAATGGAAGAGTTGTCCGGATTGCGTATTCCGATTGTCGCGCTTTCAGCAAGCAGTGCTAAAAGTGACAGGGATGCCTGCCTTGACGCGGGGATGGATGACTTTCTCGAAAAACCTTTCAGCCGTCAACGCATTCTTGAAGTGTTCAGCAAATGGTTGCCATCAGCTCCTGAGAGGCCAAAAGATCATGGTCTTCAGGCAACGTCTGGAACAACAGAAAATGAGACGGTTGCGCCGGCAACTTCACCGGTGAGCAAAGCGCCTCCCATGATTTATGAGGAGGCTCTGGAGCGGTTTGACGGCGATGTGAAACTCTGGAAAAACATTATGTCCAAATTTCTGGTCCTCACTGAACAGCAGTTTGAACGTATGAAAAATGCTGTTTTACAAAAAAACAGTGAACTTCTGGGCCGTGAAGCCCACTCCCTCAAAGGCTCAGCCAGCATCCTTGCGGCCCATGCCATGACGGAAACAGCCTATGAACTCGAAAAACTTGGAAATTCCGGCAAATTTGATGGAGCGGATGTTCTGATTTCGCGACTGATAAGCCAGAAACAAGAACTGGAAACCTATTTCAATCAAGAGGAATATCATGAAAATAATGATCGTTGA
- a CDS encoding CHASE domain-containing protein: MTRIRDQFSGKSNFQTRFIDIIHNPAAAWVILCVSLSLTVVAYFLSVSFVQQRRSDQFYFRSLEIEIAIKERLDIYEQVLWGGVAFLSQTEKPTRKRWKNYVEQLNLINQWPGIQGIGFSIPVLPADKESHVTAIRAEGFPEYDIKPTGTRELYSAIIWLEPFDWRNQRAFGYDMWSNDIRQKAMRRARDQGVAATSGMILLVQETEKDIQKGFLIYTPLYDQPARTLSSPEDRRAHFVGWVYAPFRMGDLMKGILGSEDTSIEFEIYDGEQMTYENLLYSSSGRSHPESSQTPVLNRTETITRQGHPWTLYFKTPDDFTFKSDYNQPRFVVIAGTLIDLLLFYVVYSLYFVNRKAENIARAMTRELELTKQGLEETVKTRTGDLLQARDDLIRQNKVLLHTRELAEAANKAKSEFLSVMSHEIRTPLNAILGMTELLDETPLTTVQQEYASSIMRSGETLLELVNHVLDLSRIEVNRMELEIIPFDLHELIRKHETMLRLSSQKKNLELIYHLAPGVPASLRGDPARLRQILTNLVGNAIKFTEQGSVTLQIEQVQQTESPPGEVLLRFSVQDTGIGIPDHRLSSIFDSFTQVDSSTTRKYGGSGLGLTICKKLVELMGGQIHVESKEGKGSRFYFEIPLSIAPPDNSKKIEKPVATPQLEPRAETKPLRILLAEDSFDNQLIIKKLLQKLQTSVVLAEDGKQALEHFQKEDFDLVLMDMQMPVMDGYTATRLIRQWEQEHHRTPIRIIALTALSFKEQLEKTTEAGCDGYLIKPFTQKQFEQKILESQRTPEAV; the protein is encoded by the coding sequence ATGACACGAATTCGTGATCAATTCTCTGGAAAATCAAATTTTCAAACACGATTTATCGATATTATTCACAATCCGGCCGCCGCATGGGTCATCCTGTGCGTGTCTCTGAGTTTAACGGTTGTTGCCTATTTTTTATCCGTCTCGTTTGTACAACAACGACGCTCTGACCAGTTTTATTTCCGCTCCCTTGAGATTGAAATCGCCATTAAGGAGCGTCTCGATATCTATGAACAGGTTCTCTGGGGGGGCGTGGCCTTTCTATCACAAACCGAAAAGCCCACCCGGAAACGCTGGAAAAACTATGTGGAACAACTGAACCTCATCAATCAATGGCCTGGAATTCAGGGAATCGGTTTCAGCATTCCAGTCTTGCCCGCAGACAAAGAGTCCCATGTCACCGCCATCCGGGCTGAAGGATTCCCTGAGTATGACATCAAACCCACCGGAACCCGTGAACTGTATTCCGCCATCATCTGGCTGGAACCGTTTGACTGGCGCAATCAACGAGCCTTTGGCTATGACATGTGGTCCAATGACATCCGGCAAAAAGCCATGAGGCGCGCCAGAGATCAGGGCGTGGCCGCGACTTCCGGAATGATTTTGCTGGTTCAGGAAACAGAAAAGGACATCCAGAAAGGTTTTTTGATCTACACCCCCCTGTATGACCAACCCGCCCGGACATTGTCGTCACCGGAAGACCGCAGAGCACATTTTGTCGGTTGGGTTTACGCGCCCTTTCGCATGGGCGACCTCATGAAGGGGATACTTGGCAGCGAAGACACCAGCATAGAGTTTGAAATTTATGACGGGGAACAAATGACTTATGAAAACCTGTTATACAGTTCCTCGGGGCGTTCTCATCCAGAGTCTTCACAGACACCCGTTTTAAACAGGACTGAGACGATCACCCGTCAGGGACATCCATGGACTTTATATTTCAAAACACCTGATGATTTCACCTTCAAAAGCGATTATAACCAGCCCCGATTTGTGGTCATCGCCGGAACATTGATTGACCTGTTGCTGTTTTATGTGGTTTATTCCCTGTATTTCGTCAATCGAAAAGCAGAAAATATTGCCCGAGCAATGACAAGGGAACTTGAACTCACAAAACAAGGCCTGGAAGAAACCGTAAAAACTCGAACAGGCGATCTGCTACAGGCCAGAGACGATCTGATCCGGCAAAACAAAGTTCTGCTTCATACCAGGGAACTGGCAGAAGCCGCCAACAAAGCCAAAAGTGAGTTCCTGTCGGTCATGAGTCATGAAATCCGCACCCCGCTGAATGCCATTCTGGGTATGACAGAATTATTGGACGAGACCCCCCTGACAACCGTTCAACAGGAATACGCCTCGTCCATCATGCGAAGTGGCGAAACACTGCTTGAACTGGTCAATCATGTCCTTGATTTGTCACGGATCGAAGTCAACCGGATGGAACTGGAAATCATCCCGTTTGATCTGCATGAGTTGATCCGTAAACATGAAACCATGTTACGGTTGTCCTCACAGAAAAAAAATCTGGAGTTGATTTATCATCTGGCTCCCGGGGTTCCCGCCAGCCTGCGGGGAGATCCAGCCCGACTGAGGCAGATCCTGACCAATCTTGTGGGCAATGCCATCAAATTTACAGAACAGGGATCCGTGACCCTCCAGATCGAGCAGGTGCAACAGACTGAATCTCCACCCGGAGAGGTGCTTTTGCGCTTTTCTGTGCAGGATACCGGCATTGGAATTCCCGACCATCGACTGTCATCCATTTTTGACAGTTTCACCCAGGTGGATTCTTCGACAACCAGAAAATATGGAGGCAGTGGCCTGGGATTGACCATTTGTAAAAAACTGGTTGAGCTGATGGGTGGTCAGATCCATGTGGAAAGCAAAGAAGGGAAGGGAAGTCGATTTTACTTTGAAATTCCATTAAGCATCGCCCCTCCGGACAATTCCAAAAAAATCGAAAAACCGGTTGCAACGCCCCAACTGGAGCCTAGGGCCGAAACAAAACCCCTTAGAATATTGCTGGCTGAAGATTCGTTTGACAACCAGTTGATTATCAAAAAACTTCTTCAAAAACTCCAGACCTCGGTTGTGCTGGCCGAAGATGGAAAACAGGCACTGGAGCATTTCCAGAAAGAAGACTTTGATCTTGTGCTGATGGACATGCAAATGCCGGTCATGGATGGTTACACCGCCACCCGTCTCATTCGTCAATGGGAACAGGAACACCACCGGACTCCGATCAGGATTATCGCGTTGACGGCGCTTTCGTTCAAGGAACAACTGGAAAAGACAACGGAAGCAGGTTGTGATGGCTATCTGATCAAACCCTTCACCCAGAAACAGTTTGAACAAAAGATCCTGGAATCGCAGAGAACTCCAGAGGCGGTCTAA